From a region of the Primulina eburnea isolate SZY01 chromosome 7, ASM2296580v1, whole genome shotgun sequence genome:
- the LOC140835868 gene encoding uncharacterized protein: MAVSSYHPHSDRQKRGAGVNQVTDLSAVSAQLEALNRKIDGMSASGSAMRLQEIFCDKCGGEHDVQDCQDGNPFYVPEGAKHVGFQNRPRNDPYSNSYNPGWRNHPNFSWGGQNNQNRQQRGPPHGMHQGFKPEPPREEKSNLEQMMTKFISATETRFQNQDASIKGLENQIGQLAKLIANREQGTLPSNTETNPREQVKAVELRSGRALESNEERTKHGEDEVEHQGVMQNS; this comes from the exons atggctgttagtagctatcatcctcattCTGATAGGCAGAaacgaggtgctggagttaatcaagttactgatttgtctgcggtgtcagcacagttagaggctttgaacagaaagattgatgggatgagtgcgagtggatcggctatgcgtctgcaagagattttctgtgataagtgtggaggtgagcatgacgtgcaggattgccaagatggcaatccattctatgtgcctgagggagcaaaacacgtgggattccagaaccgtcctagaaatgacccttattcaaactcttataatccgggatggaggaatcacccaaacttttcgtggggaggtcaaaacaaccaaaaccgccaacaaagaggtccaccacatgggatgcaccaaggattcaagccagaaccgcctagggaggagaagtcaaatttagagcaaatgatgactaaatttatttcagcaaccgagacgagatttcagaatcaggatgcatccataaaggggttagagaatcaaattgggcAGTTGGCTAAGTTaattgctaatagggagcaaggaactttgccaagcaacacggagaCTAACCCGAGAGAGCAAGTGAAAGCTGTGGAATTGCGTAGTGGAAGAGCACTCGAGTCTAATGAGGAAAGGACCAAGCAtggtgaggatgaggtggaacatcaaggag ttatgcaaaattcttga